A DNA window from Theobroma cacao cultivar B97-61/B2 chromosome 5, Criollo_cocoa_genome_V2, whole genome shotgun sequence contains the following coding sequences:
- the LOC18599933 gene encoding uncharacterized protein LOC18599933 yields MDAGNILEAIAVGLALEWERERTRLMKELLRNYEGALLEKALKRSMLMAKKKEMLAEIESEEKLIDDFMVFIEAVENNDVEIAQNFDEKAMMDAIVRMLNGDGNSGGNGEGFGGVYGGNNDLEVAIEGTGRDCGEGSNAGGEGGSRKGDCRE; encoded by the exons ATG GATGCAGGAAATATCCTTGAGGCAATCGCTGTGGGGCTTGCATTGGAATGGGAGAGAGAAAGGACAAGGCTTATGAAAGAGTTGCTGAGAAATTATGAAGGTGCTCTTCTGGAGAAGGCTCTAAAGCGCTCGATGCTAATGGcaaagaagaaggaaatgcTTGCAGAGATAGAAAGCGAGGAAAAATTGATTGATGATTTCATGGTTTTCATTGAAGCTGTTGAGAATAACGATGTGGAGATTGCTCAGAATTTTGATGAGAAAGCTATGATGGACGCTATTGTTCGTATGCTGAACGGTGATGGCAACTCTGGCGGGAACGGTGAAGGATTTGGCGGCGTTTAtg GAGGGAATAACGATCTTGAGGTCGCTATTGAGGGAACAGGGCGTGACTGCGGTGAAGGCAGCAACGCTGGTGGAGAGGGCGGCAGTCGCAAGGGTGACTGCCGTGAATAG
- the LOC18599934 gene encoding uncharacterized protein LOC18599934 has translation MDVPNVLEAVGVELARMKAENRRLAMRVRAKKLSVKWKKKELRRIRRVNQLLIAENKRMQELVDDFLLTAEVDNDHVRQMNEAIQGMNDLNLHGNYNITTVNQVQPCCSSGNAADGDNNGYNRGGGDGNNGGGHHE, from the exons ATG GATGTACCAAACGTTCTTGAGGCTGTGGGGGTTGAATTGGCAAGGATGAAAGCCGAGAATAGACGCTTGGCGATGCGGGTAAGGGCAAAGAAACTCTCAGTTaaatggaagaagaaagaattgcGGAGGATTAGGAGAGTGAACCAGCTACTTATTGCGGAGAATAAACGCATGCAAGAATTGGTCGACGATTTTCTGCTTACGGCTGAGGTAGATAACGATCATGTTCGCCAGATGAATGAAGCTATCCAAGGAATGAATGATCTCAACCTCCATGGAAACTATAATATTACTACTGTGAACCAAGTTCAACCTTGCTGTAGCAGTGGCAACGCGGCTGATGGCGACAACAACGGTTATAACCGTGGTGGTGGAGACGGAAACAACGGTGGTGGACACCATGAGTAG
- the LOC18599942 gene encoding uncharacterized protein LOC18599942 — MNGPNVLEDVGVELARTKAENRRMARWLRAKKLSVRRKKKELRRIKRVKQLLIAANKRMQELVDDFLFTAEADNNHVRQMNEAIQGMNDLSLDGNYNITTVNQVQPCCNSGSTTDGDNNSYYPGGGGGNSRGHGGGHDGGRHE, encoded by the exons ATG AATGGACCAAACGTTCTTGAGGACGTCGGGGTGGAATTGGCAAGGACGAAAGCCGAGAATAGACGCATGGCGAGGTGGCTAAGGGCAAAGAAACTCTCAGTTAGacggaagaagaaagaattgcGGAGGATAAAGAGAGTGAAGCAGCTACTTATTGCGGCGAATAAACGCATGCAAGAATTGGTCGACGATTTTCTGTTTACGGCTGAAGCAGATAACAATCATGTTCGCCAGATGAATGAAGCTATCCAAGGAATGAATGATCTCAGCCTCGATGGAAACTATAATATTACTACTGTGAACCAAGTTCAACCTTGCTGTAACAGTGGCAGCACCACTGATGGCGACAACAACAGTTATTATCCTGGGGGAGGAGGCGGAAACAGCAGAGGTCATGGCGGTGGCCACGATGGTGGACGCCATGAGTAG
- the LOC18599943 gene encoding uncharacterized protein LOC18599943 has translation MDAGNFLEAIPMGLALEWEREKTRLMKESLKHDEVAFLEKELERSMLIVKREEMLQEIKIEEKLVDDFMVFIGAVENNDVEIAQNFDEKAMMDAIISMLKGDGNSGWNGEGFGGIYGESYDLDVTIEGAERDGGEGSNAGGEGGCCDGDRLK, from the exons ATG GATGCAGGAAATTTCCTTGAGGCGATCCCTATGGGTCTCGCATTGGAATGGGAGAGAGAGAAGACAAGGCTTATGAAAGAGTCGCTGAAACATGATGAAGTTGCATTTCTAGAGAAGGAGCTAGAACGCTCGATGCTAATAGTAAAGAGGGAGGAGATGCTTCAAGAGATAAAAATTGAGGAAAAATTGGTTGATGATTTCATGGTTTTCATTGGAGCTGTTGAGAATAACGATGTCGAGATTGCTCAGAATTTTGATGAGAAAGCTATGATGGACGCTATTATTTCTATGCTGAAGGGTGATGGCAACTCTGGCTGGAACGGTGAAGGATTTGGCGGCATTTAcg GTGAGAGTTACGATCTTGATGTCACTATTGAAGGAGCAGAGCGTGACGGCGGTGAAGGCAGCAACGCTGGTGGAGAGGGCGGCTGTTGCGATGGTGACCGCCTTAAGTAG
- the LOC18599945 gene encoding uncharacterized protein LOC18599945 — protein MDVRNILENVEVELGRKKAENRRMARWLRAKNLSVKRKKKALRRIKRVNHLLIAENRRMKELVDVFLLTAEADNNHVREMNAAIQGMNDLNLDGNYNITTVNQVQPCSSSGSAADGDNNGYNRGDGDGNNGGGHHE, from the exons ATG GATGTACGAAACATTCTTGAGAATGTGGAGGTTGAATTGGGAAGGAAGAAAGCAGAGAATAGACGCATGGCGAGGTGGCTAAGGGCAAAGAATCTATCAGTTAAACGAAAGAAAAAAGCACTGCGGAGGATTAAGAGAGTGAACCACCTACTCATTGCAGAGAATAGACGCATGAAAGAATTGGTCGACGTTTTTCTGCTTACAGCTGAAGCAGATAACAATCATGTTCGCGAGATGAATGCAGCTATCCAGGGAATGAATGATCTCAACCTCGATGGAAACTATAATATTACTACTGTGAACCAAGTTCAACCTTGCTCTAGCAGTGGCAGCGCCGCTGATGGCGACAACAATGGTTATAACCGTGGTGATGGAGACGGAAACAACGGTGGTGGACACCATGAGTAG